The Sciurus carolinensis chromosome X, mSciCar1.2, whole genome shotgun sequence DNA segment TTTTCTTGAGTCTTTGTTATATGAGAATTTGGACTGAAATTATGACAGTGGCCTGGTTGAAAGACATTTTCCTTGTTTGATTTCCTGAAAGCCTTTATCCTTCTCACTGGGAGTTCAGTTGAAATTTCCTTTATTGTAGAACTGTTGAAATGATTATCTCTTAGGGTAAATTATTCCCTTGGTATAATTGAGAAAGCTGAGTAAATCTGAActtcacttttttgttgttgtcaaaGGAAAGCCTATTTCTTATGTGGGAATAGACAGTTTCTCAgtatgaaaacacattttataaaggTGCGTTTTTTGTTTGAGGTTAAGTATTTAGTGTGAATTAATTGTAATTAGTTACAATTAATTGGCCTATTTTGGTATAGTTAAAAATTagttgcattttgtgtgtgtgtgtgtgtgtttttttattttttatttacagagcTGTGGCAGCTTACCTTCGTGCCCTAAGCTTGAGTCCAAATCATGCAGTGGTGCATGGCAACCTGGCTTGTGTATACTATGAGCAAGGCCTGATAGATTTGGCAATAGACACCTACAGGCGAGCTATTGAACTGCAACCACATTTCCCTGATGCTTACTGCAATCTAGCCAATGCTCTCAAAGAGAAGGGCAGTGTAAggatttttattcagttttatttctttgttatctGGTAGTATTGTGAGTTTTTTTGGTATACATTATTAAGTATTGAGATGTTTATATTGGTTTACTTTGGAGTTTTGGTTGGCGggaagaatatcagaaaatatccatTTTCTGTAGTATTGCTAGCCATTAGGCTTAACTAAGCAATTATTAAAATTGTTAGAACAGTATTAGTGGTGGTCCTACGATTATTTGGTATAGGTTTTGAATAGCTTCGTTTTGTTTTCTAGGTTGCTGAAGCAGAAGATTGCTATAACACAGCTCTTCGTCTATGTCCCACCCATGCAGACTCTCTGAATAACCTAGCCAATATCAAACGAGAACAGGGAAACATTGAAGAGGCAGTTCGCTTGTATCGAAAAGCATTAGAAGTATGTTGAGGATGGGGTGGCTAATATTTAGTTTATGTGATAGTAGAGGGAAAGTGGTTAAGTGTGCCATGCCTTCCACCTCTTTTGTAAAAATAGTGGTTGAGTCATTTAAAAGAGGATTATTCATTGAACCAGTAATTGAGTACCTAGGAACAACATGGTGTCCTGTGTGACATTCATGGAAATCCCTACATTCAGAGTTCATCATTGTATGGGTAGATAGGATTtagacaaaaaaattataaacaataagCTGCAATTCAAGAGAAATTATCAATAAGTATATAATTTCAGTGTCTTGGTAGCTATGTGGTGGTTAGTAGGTGTGGTTAGGAGTTCAGAAGAGAGATTTCGGTGGTGCTAGATTTGTCAGTATAGACTATGAAGAGGGGAGGTCTACCTCATGTTTGAAACAAGGAGAGGTATAAAGGAGAAGAAGAGGTGAAATCTGGAAAACTAAgctttgaataataaataaacttgGAAAAGATGTAGAAAAGCTTAGAGGTATAAAGGTACTTGAGCAAGGTTCTTAGGATTGTGAGGAGTTACTACTTTTGTTTTAgcaggatttttttaaacttgagttTTGATCTTGATTCTTTATAGGTCTTTCCAGAGTTTGCTGCTGCCCATTCAAATTTAGCAAGTGTACTACAACAGCAGGGCAAACTGCAGGAAGCTCTGATGCATTATAAGGAAGCTATTCGGTAAGAAACTCACAGCCTATTGTTTTTGGTTGtcttagtttttaaatgtttggcaTTTGGCTGGCACTTTAATAGCTTTTTTGGGAGTGGTActtgggattggacccaggagtgcttagccactgagctacatccccagcagtttttacttttttgttttgagatagggactcgctaagttacttatggcctcatcctcccaagttgctgggattatagacatacaccactgtgcctgacttaaatggctttctttttttttttttttggtaccagggattgaactcggaggcactcaaccactgagccacatcctgaacccttttttgtattttatttagagacagggtctcactgaattgcttagtgccttactaagttgctgaggctgactttgaaatcaggatcttcctgcctcagcctcccaagccactgggattacaggcatgtgccaccactcccaccTGGCTTAAATGGcttttaataacagaaaaaataacttGATAGGGGTTTAAAGATTTTTGTCTATATATATAAaagctttatcttttctttcagaaTCAGTCCTACCTTTGCTGATGCCTACTCTAATATGGGAAACACTCTAAAGGAGATGCAGGATGTTCAGGGAGCCTTGCAGTGTTATACTCGTGCCATCCAGATTAACCCTGCATTTGCAGATGCCCACAGCAATTTGGCTTCCATTCACAAGGTACTCCTGTGTAATATGTGCATCTTAGCACCAAGtgtttattttaggaaaatttttactgtccacttttttttttctttccaggattCAGGGAATATTCCAGAAGCAATAGCTTCTTACCGCACGGCTCTGAAACTTAAGCCTGATTTTCCTGATGCTTATTGTAACTTGGCTCATTGTCTTCAGGTAAAGAATAACAGGCCCATAATTGACTTCTAGTGTTACAATCACCTTTAATTGTTATGTGCTATAATAATCCAAGCCTGACTAGAGACAGTGTTTTAGCTTATCTGGCATTACTTTGGgcccaaaatattaaaatattaaatcccAATATAGGATTCTCtgtataataatttctttttgctcTCTCTAGATTGTCTGTGATTGGACAGACTATGATGAGCGAATGAAGAAGTTGGTCAGTATTGTGGCTGACCAGTTAGAGAAGAATAGGTTACCTTCTGTGCATCCTCATCATAGTATGTTGTATCCTCTTTCTCATGGCTTCAGGAAGGCTATTGCTGAGAGGCATGGGAACCTCTGCTTGGATAAGGTATGattctttgttttatcttttaggTGTAAACTAAAACAGTTACAGAACACTGTGCAATTACAACAAATTGAAGTGAACACCATTTGAGTTGAGAAATTAAATGTTGTGAGCTGCCTCAGAAGTCCTTTAAATTGTGTCCTCTCTGGAGCATGACCCCCCTCCACTCCATAGGGTGGAATCCTTAACTTAGACACTAATGAAAGGGTGATGGTGTTTTCCTTTAAgttgaaaataataatgtttaataaGGTGTGTGATATTTTATACTCACCTTTGAGAATTAGGACACTACTTGATCAAAGGTTGGATTTGCTGAGGAGGATAGAGTTCTaggtgtaatttttaaaaaatgcttcccTATAGGATTTTCATCATGCTCTGTCCACAGTACTTAATTCCTATAAATTTTATATGCTCCGACTATTTCATAGGTCCCAGAAACAGTTCAGGTATAAAAGCATATTACATAAACCACTAAGATTGCATTGAtctctatgaaataaattaaatgaagtaTTCAGGGCAAAATTCTCTCAACCAACGTGAGATGTGGGTTTGGTGTGGTTTTAGTTTTCCTAGATGAAAATTTACATAGATACTAACAAACATTGGATTCTGTTGGTAGATTAATGTCCTTCATAAACCACCATATGAACATCCAAAAGACTTGAAGCTCAGTGATGGTCGATTGCGTGTAGGATATGTGAGTTCTGACTTTGGGAATCATCCTACTTCTCACCTTATGCAGTCTATTCCAGGCATGCATAATCCTGATAAGTTTGAGGTAAGGCTAGTGTTTCTCTAgaatcattgtttaaaaaaaaacacagaggtGCCTTTATTGTCACCTTAGGTGTTAAACCTAGTGTCATTTGGAAAGATTTGAACAAGGCTATTAAATGCACTCTGCTGCctttcaggtattctgttatgcCCTGAGTCCAGATGATGGCACAAACTTTCGAGTAAAGGTGATGGCAGAAGCCAATCATTTCATTGATCTTTCTCAGGTAAGTGAAACTCTTACACTTCCAACTTTTTAGTTtgcacaaattttaataaaactattggtatatagtttattttgctttctctccatgctggggattaaacccagggcctcaggcatactAATATGTCttgtatttttggtactaggtattaAACAAGAACTACTACATATGGGCAGTTGCATTGATCTTATTTCCTTGATCATCTAAATTTATGATTGGTATAGCTTTTGCTGAAATGgcaaataaaacaaatgtgatatacttgtttatgtatgtataactTTTCTAGGGAATGAGCCAGAATTTGTGACAGTAATTTGCTGAGTATGTACATACTtgggaaattaaatttttttataattaaaattttttctttggagaCCATTGGCCAATGTAGTAACTAATACAGATAATGTGCAACATAGTGTGTAAagacatacataaaaacatttatgtgcatatatacatataatatgtatgcatatgtatagacaacagtttttaaaaattttttatttgtagatggacacagtacctttattttatttattttttatgtggtgctgaggattgaatcgagtgctaggcaagtgctccaccactgagccaaaaccccagcccctagacacatatttgtgtgtgtgtgtgtgtgtgtgtgtgtgtgtgtgtgtgtttatgtatatgaATCACTGAAGTCCTAGAAAAAAGGTTGTGAGATTCTAATCACTTAATAACTAGTGTGTACCAACATCTTTTGCAGTAGCCTGTTGCTTCAAAAGAAGGCCTGGCCTGGCGTGGGggtacaagcctataatcccaatgacttgggagactgagataggaggattgtaaattcaaggacagcccaggcaacttagttagatcctgtctcaatatttaaaaaaacaaaacaaaactggagacggtagctcagtggtagagcacccttgggttctgAAGGTTGGGGGAACAGTTCTGGGGGCAAAAGTGTATGCCTGGCCACATTTGATTGGTGGCAGATTCTTTGTGACCAAGAAGCTTACCAACCTGTTTCTGAGACCTACGGGGACTCACTTCTTATTGACTGAAGTCTAAACTCTTCAGCATAGCCTTTACAACCTTTCTCAGTTTGCCACAACTTTGTTTTCCAGTACTTTTACCCGCCATTCACCTTCCACATAAAAGTGAACTACCTAAAAATTTTTAACCCTAAAAGGCTTATTTATTCTGTTCTGTCAAGATTATATCCTGTCAAACTCCCACAAACTCCtattcatctttctttaaaattttttttttatctgtagatagacacagtaccttcatttatttttaatgtggtgatgaggattgaccccagtgcctcatgcatgctagacaagtgctctaacactgagctacaaccctagccctactATTCATCTTTGAAGTGCCAATTCAAATACCAACTCCCTTGTGAAACCCTATCACTAATACATTCAATTTAGAAGGAAATTGCTTCCTCTGTGTTCTGTTTCCTTAATGCCTTGAGTTCATTTTAATGGCATTTACCCATATTTTTGCCCTGCATTAATGTAGTTAATTTGTGtaattatcattttgtatttagGAAGCTGAATTTTGTTCAATGCCATTGAAATTAATTGAGTTAATCTGAGATAAGTGtgaattcttattttctgttacaCAGATTCCATGCAATGGAAAAGCAGCTGATCGCATCCATCAGGATGGAATTCATATTCTTGTAAATATGAATGGTTATACCAAGGGTGCTCGAAATGAGCTCTTTGCTCTCAGGCCAGCTCCTATTCAGGTAAAAGATTTAATAATGGTCACTCACAGTGTAGTATTAGACTTAAAATACAGTAATGTTGCCTCCCCCACATACTGGCTGATATTTAAAACAACACAGCAGACAtatttgatttgaaaataatatagttcttgaaatgaATGGGACAAAGGATTTTGAGTGTAGAACAcaattatgtacatgtatatggaGATGTGCAATTTAAGATTGTGTATAAATAGTTACTCTGgcaaatttgaaaaacattttggcACTTAAAAGGCCAATCTAAAATACTACTTAATTGCTCTTGTCTAAAGAAGTCACCCTTCcttgtttatttacttaattttggaACCTTCGATGAAAGTTTTATACTTATTGAAGTGTGACTGACCTAAAGAGTTGTACATATTTAATATGTACAAGTGGATGGATTTAGAGATAAATATACTGATGAAGGTTCTTAATCAGTTtttggtctgattttttttttttctttttaaggcaaTGTGGCTGGGATATCCTGGGACTAGTGGTGCGCTTTTCATGGATTATATCATCACTGATCAGGAAACTTCACCAGCTGAAGTTGCTGAGCAGTATTCTGAGAAATTGGCTTACATGCCCCATACTTTCTTTATTGGTGATCATGCTAATATGTTCCCTCACCTGAAGGTAGGTAGAAAATAGTGCTATGGGGAATTACAAAGAACTGTTGTCATTTATTTCCTTGTTACTGTCCGTACATATCCTAAAAGACATGTCTGGAACTattttttctattagaaaaaaGCCGTCATCGATTTTAAGTCCAATGGTCACATTTATGACAATCGAATAGTGCTGAATGGCATCGATCTCAAAGCATTTCTTGATAGTCTACCAGATGTGAAAATTGTCAAGGTCAGAACCTAATCAGTCTTTGTCACTGAAGTAAAGTTAACTGCATTTGGGGccttttctttaatatatattttcttttagatgaAATGTCCTGATGGAGGAGACAATGCAGATAGCAGTAACACTGCTCTTAATATGCCTGTCATTCCCATGAATACTATTGCAGAAGCAGTTATTGAAATGATTAACAGAGGACAGATTCAAATAACAATTAATGGATTCAGTATTAGCAATGGACTGGCAACTACACAggtgagaagaaaataataagccATAATATATAACACTAAGCatgcatttatttcctttaaatctcATAGTAACTCTAGGAGTTATATCATTATCtctgttttatagataaggaaatgagTTTGGAGGAGACTAACAGCTTATGTAGGAttgtctgaattttaaaattccctgAATTCAGCTAACAGGTTACTGAGAGTCTACTGTGTTAATATCTTGTTTTTCCCCTGCCTGTAGCTTTACTCTCTTATCATATGGTGGACTATCTGTAGGTACCATACAGTTTCTTATTTCTATAAACTCATCCTTTCCCTGGTTGAACCCTATTCATACTTTTTAAGTTCAGAAAGTTTTTCCAGGAGCCTGTTTCTATACTAGTCTCTAACCTCTCCACCCCTGCTCCATTTTCTTCTATACTTCCTTAGTATCTGGGGTATATCATTAATTACATTTGGTATAACACAATATAATTCCCTGTGTTTGTATCTTCCAGTGAATGGAATTACTTTAGGGCTTATGTCTCAATCATAGTAATGTgattttatattcaaatgaatatattttgcttACTTGAATATATAGCTCTGTCAAGAGAACACGAAGCAAGGATCACAGACCTCTATGAGCTAGTAGTAGTGTTGAAATGTCCACATTCAACTTACCTAACAATGTAAGGCAAAATATGTGTTGGACTTGTATGATAATATGATGTAGAAGCTCAAAATGGTGATGATCAATGTGAGGAGAATCTTGGGAGGAGAGACCATATGACCGACTAATTGCAGTTTAGCCTTGAAAAGTAGATGTGATATCGAAAAAGGCATTTCAGacgggggatatagctcagttggtagagtgcttgccttgtaagcacaaggccctgggtccaatccccagcaccgcaaaaaaaaaaaaaaaagaaaaagaaaaaaagaaaagaaaaaggcatttcATTCAGGAAGAAAAGGGTAAGCAAAAGCTTGCTGTTGAGCTGCTAATAGGGTTTTGAGACCTTTTGGCTAGAGCAAAAAGCTTCATAATACAGTCCCCCATTGAGATAATGCTACAaatatttccccctttttaaaaaagtttatcatgaatattttctcattatagtGCAGGAACATGACTTTAAATGGTTAAATCATTTTGCATCTTACGGAGTCTTTATTGATTAAAAA contains these protein-coding regions:
- the Ogt gene encoding UDP-N-acetylglucosamine--peptide N-acetylglucosaminyltransferase 110 kDa subunit isoform X1, whose amino-acid sequence is MASSVGNVADSTEPTKRMLSFQGLAELAHREYQAGDFEAAERHCMQLWRQEPDNTGVLLLLSSIHFQCRRLDRSAHFSTLAIKQNPLLAEAYSNLGNVYKERGQLQEAIEHYRHALRLKPDFIDGYINLAAALVAAGDMEGAVQAYVSALQYNPDLYCVRSDLGNLLKALGRLEEAKACYLKAIETQPNFAVAWSNLGCVFNAQGEIWLAIHHFEKAVTLDPNFLDAYINLGNVLKEARIFDRAVAAYLRALSLSPNHAVVHGNLACVYYEQGLIDLAIDTYRRAIELQPHFPDAYCNLANALKEKGSVAEAEDCYNTALRLCPTHADSLNNLANIKREQGNIEEAVRLYRKALEVFPEFAAAHSNLASVLQQQGKLQEALMHYKEAIRISPTFADAYSNMGNTLKEMQDVQGALQCYTRAIQINPAFADAHSNLASIHKDSGNIPEAIASYRTALKLKPDFPDAYCNLAHCLQIVCDWTDYDERMKKLVSIVADQLEKNRLPSVHPHHSMLYPLSHGFRKAIAERHGNLCLDKINVLHKPPYEHPKDLKLSDGRLRVGYVSSDFGNHPTSHLMQSIPGMHNPDKFEVFCYALSPDDGTNFRVKVMAEANHFIDLSQIPCNGKAADRIHQDGIHILVNMNGYTKGARNELFALRPAPIQAMWLGYPGTSGALFMDYIITDQETSPAEVAEQYSEKLAYMPHTFFIGDHANMFPHLKKKAVIDFKSNGHIYDNRIVLNGIDLKAFLDSLPDVKIVKMKCPDGGDNADSSNTALNMPVIPMNTIAEAVIEMINRGQIQITINGFSISNGLATTQINNKAATGEEVPRTIIVTTRSQYGLPEDAIVYCNFNQLYKIDPSTLQMWANILKRVPNSVLWLLRFPAVGEPNIQQYAQNMGLPQNRIIFSPVAPKEEHVRRGQLADVCLDTPLCNGHTTGMDVLWAGTPMVTMPGETLASRVAASQLTCLGCLELIAKNRQEYEDIAVKLGTDLEYLKKIRGKVWKQRISSPLFNTKQYTMELERLYLQMWEHYAAGNKPDHMIKPVEVTESA
- the Ogt gene encoding UDP-N-acetylglucosamine--peptide N-acetylglucosaminyltransferase 110 kDa subunit isoform X2; the protein is MASSVGNVADSTGLAELAHREYQAGDFEAAERHCMQLWRQEPDNTGVLLLLSSIHFQCRRLDRSAHFSTLAIKQNPLLAEAYSNLGNVYKERGQLQEAIEHYRHALRLKPDFIDGYINLAAALVAAGDMEGAVQAYVSALQYNPDLYCVRSDLGNLLKALGRLEEAKACYLKAIETQPNFAVAWSNLGCVFNAQGEIWLAIHHFEKAVTLDPNFLDAYINLGNVLKEARIFDRAVAAYLRALSLSPNHAVVHGNLACVYYEQGLIDLAIDTYRRAIELQPHFPDAYCNLANALKEKGSVAEAEDCYNTALRLCPTHADSLNNLANIKREQGNIEEAVRLYRKALEVFPEFAAAHSNLASVLQQQGKLQEALMHYKEAIRISPTFADAYSNMGNTLKEMQDVQGALQCYTRAIQINPAFADAHSNLASIHKDSGNIPEAIASYRTALKLKPDFPDAYCNLAHCLQIVCDWTDYDERMKKLVSIVADQLEKNRLPSVHPHHSMLYPLSHGFRKAIAERHGNLCLDKINVLHKPPYEHPKDLKLSDGRLRVGYVSSDFGNHPTSHLMQSIPGMHNPDKFEVFCYALSPDDGTNFRVKVMAEANHFIDLSQIPCNGKAADRIHQDGIHILVNMNGYTKGARNELFALRPAPIQAMWLGYPGTSGALFMDYIITDQETSPAEVAEQYSEKLAYMPHTFFIGDHANMFPHLKKKAVIDFKSNGHIYDNRIVLNGIDLKAFLDSLPDVKIVKMKCPDGGDNADSSNTALNMPVIPMNTIAEAVIEMINRGQIQITINGFSISNGLATTQINNKAATGEEVPRTIIVTTRSQYGLPEDAIVYCNFNQLYKIDPSTLQMWANILKRVPNSVLWLLRFPAVGEPNIQQYAQNMGLPQNRIIFSPVAPKEEHVRRGQLADVCLDTPLCNGHTTGMDVLWAGTPMVTMPGETLASRVAASQLTCLGCLELIAKNRQEYEDIAVKLGTDLEYLKKIRGKVWKQRISSPLFNTKQYTMELERLYLQMWEHYAAGNKPDHMIKPVEVTESA